DNA sequence from the Streptomyces sp. HUAS 15-9 genome:
CGCCGAGGAACTCGTGGCCGATCCGCTGGCCCGGCTGCCGGGCCGCCTCACCGCGGTACGCCCACAGGTCGCTGCCGCAGATACAGGCGCGCAGCACGCGCACCACGGCGTCGGTGGGCAGCTGCACCACGGGCTCGGGAACATCCTCCACGCGCATGTCGTACGGGGCGTGGATGGTGGTGGCGCGCATGGCGAGGGTCCTTCTCTGATCCGCGGTTCCGGGGGCGCCCAGGGGGTGGTCGAGCGCACTTCACGGTACGCCGCCGCCGACGCGCGCCGCTCGCCGAGGGTGCTCCGGACCGCTTGCCGTCGATCTCCGCGAACGGGATCCGCAGGACGGCCCATCCGCACGACGATCCGTCCGCAAGGCGGTCTAGACGCCCGCCGCCCCCAGCAGACTTCCTGCGGCGTACGTGACCCCCATGGCCAGCGCCCCGCCCGCCACGTTCCGCAGCACCGCGCGCCTCGGGTCGGCCGCGCCGAGCCGGGCGCTGCTCCACCCGGTGATGACGAGTGCGGCCAGCACGGACACCACGGTGACCGCGAGCCGCACCTGGGCCGGCGGCAGGACGATCGCGAGCAGCGGCAGCAGGGCGCCGACGGTGAAGGCCAAAAAGCTGGCCCAGGCCGCGTGCCAGGGATTGGTCAGCTCGTCCGGGTCGATACCGAGCTCCACGCGCGCGTGGGCCCTCAGCGCGTCCCGTTCCGTCAGCTGGACCGCCGCCTCCCGCGCCACGTCCCGGGTGAGCCCGCGCTCCTCCAGCAGCCCGGTCAGCTCCTCCAGTTCGGCGTCCGGCTGCTCCCTCAGCTCCCGCTTCTCCATGGCCAGCGCGGCCAGTTCCGAGTCGCGCTGGGTGGACACGGACACATACTCGCCCGCCGCCATCGACATCGACCCGGCGAGCAGCCCGGCCAGGCCCGCCGTCAGCAGGGCGGCCCGGTCGTCCGTCGCCCCGGCGACACCGACGACGAGCCCCGCGGTGGACACGATGCCGTCGTTCGCGCCCAGTACCCCGGCCCGCAGCCAGTTCAGCCGGGAGCCGAGCGCGCCGCTGTGCGCCTCGTCGTGGGTTGGTTCGGTCACATGCCCGAGGATCGCACCTTCGGTGTCACCAGACCCGTACCGACGCTCCCCGCGCGAACACCGGGCTCGTCGCGTCCGCGGGCGGCTGTGCCAGGGGCTCGGCCAGCTCCTCGACCGTGGGGCCCGCCTTCGCCGCGATCGGGTCGAGGAGGTCGAGGTCGAAGCCGTACAAGCGGGCCGCGTTGCCGCCGAGCATCGCAGCGACCTCCTCCCGCGGCACACCCGCGAACGCGAAGCGCAGTCCTTCCCGGGAGTAGGGGTAGGTGCCCTCGTCGTGCGGGTAGTCGCTGCCCCACATGATCTTGTCGAGGCCGATGCGGTCGCGCAGCGGCACCTCGTGCGGGCGCATGAAACTCGCGCCGACGAAGCAG
Encoded proteins:
- a CDS encoding VIT1/CCC1 transporter family protein, with translation MTEPTHDEAHSGALGSRLNWLRAGVLGANDGIVSTAGLVVGVAGATDDRAALLTAGLAGLLAGSMSMAAGEYVSVSTQRDSELAALAMEKRELREQPDAELEELTGLLEERGLTRDVAREAAVQLTERDALRAHARVELGIDPDELTNPWHAAWASFLAFTVGALLPLLAIVLPPAQVRLAVTVVSVLAALVITGWSSARLGAADPRRAVLRNVAGGALAMGVTYAAGSLLGAAGV